The Prinia subflava isolate CZ2003 ecotype Zambia chromosome 6, Cam_Psub_1.2, whole genome shotgun sequence genome contains the following window.
ACCAGGGGGGGACACAGGAGGTTTTCCTCACTGGGGACTCCTGGAAGCCTCCAGCACAGGATTAAGGCTGCTTTCCACAGGCAGCTTTAGTGAGCTTGTGGTTTGGTGCTTtattttctcactgaaggtTGGCAAAGTGTCCTCCTTTATTTCTGGCTCTGACAGGGGTTGCTTGTTCTCTGCAGGACTCTCTAGCTGAAGTTGAGGAGAAATACAAGAAGGCTATGGTGTCAAATGCTCAGCTGGACAATGAGAAAACCAACTTCATGTACCAAGTGGACACCCTGAAGGATGCGCTcttggagctggaggagcagctggcagaaTCCAGGAGGCAGTATGAAGAGAAAAGTAAAGTATGTAAATAGCTCTGGCATGGGAAATAACAGGGAGAGATTTGGAGAGGGGTAGAGATCTTTGGGAGGAGGCAGCTAAATTATTACTCAAGATTTCAACCAAGTAGCTGGTTTAATGAATATGAAGTGGAATACCAATTTGTTGTGTACTTGTGATCATAGAAATGAGAATTTTCCCTAAGCCATTTCTGAAGAAGGGGAGAAATGTTGTAGCTGGTAAAGGCTACATTGATACTATCACATCACATCTCCTTTTCTATTCCATCTCTAAAGTAAATTCATGTGGTTTGTCCATAGGGACTTCTGGAGCACTTTTACACACAAAGATGTCTCCAGGCAGCCTGTGGGAGAATTGTGCTGTTCAGACAATTCAAGCAGCTCCACGGTTAAATGTTGAATTAAGTTTTACATTCATTTAGGAGCTGACAGTGATTTGGtgttaaataataaaactgGGGCTTATGTTTTCAAAACTGCCTTCTTGTAGCTTGGGGCATTTGACTACACCCCACTTCAAAACACAGTTCCTGAAAGATACAgtgtggtttttcctttttacataAAGTCCAGCTGAGTTTCAGTTCATGGCCATGTGGGAAGAGTGGGTTAAATTCCCATCGATTCATCTGTGCAGTCTGAAGGACTGGAGTGTAAAAGCTCTTCAACCTGCTGCTCAGCTTATGAGATGGGCTAAATGATGTCTGTCATGTCAGTGTTTAGTGCAATAATAGCATCTTGGAAAAAGGACAAACTCGATAAAAATTGCACTCTTGTGGGATTGTGATTAGAGGGATATTCAAGAATTACATTGCAGTaagcattttctttgtgtttgggcttattttcctctttttgatGGGGTGCTATTTTTGATTAATAATAATCTTGTGAATATTCCATTATTCACAGGAATTTGAGAGGGAGAAGCACGCTCATAGCATATTGCAGTTTCAGTTCATGGAAATCAAAGAGGCTTtgaagcagagagaagaaatgctTGCAgtaagtaacttttttttttttaatggcttctTTGATTGTACATTCCCAAGTAGCAGTAGAGTGGAGAATATGAGGCATGGAGAATTTTATTCCAAATTCAAGTTACTCACCAGAAGAAATGTTACTGTTTCAGGCCAGACAGGTTCAGAGCTGACTAATGCAAATATTACTTTCCTAAGCATTATCTTATTCTTCCTAAGTATTGCATTTTGGACTGCTGTTTGTGGAGATGCAGAGGAAAATAACAGAACTGTGTAACTTGTTCTAAGTCGTGTTGTGGGTAATAAGATTGTCCTCAGGAGCACAGGTTCAGCTGGGATGTCAGAAACTGTGCATTGTAGATACTCATTTACTTTAGCACCTGGCTTTTTTCATTCTCTGGCCTCACTGCAATCTTGGCCTTCCTTGTTAACCTGTTACCTGCTTTCTGTCTTCTTGTTTTGCTCCTGCCCCTCAGGAAATCCAACAGCTGcaacagaaacagcagagcTATGTCAGGGAAATTTCCGATCTTCAGGAGACAATAGAgtggaaagacaaaaaaataggGGTAGGACTTGTCAGCTCCTGCAATGTGTTCAGAGTGACACTGTCATTCCCCACCTGATCCTGCTTTTGTAAAACCCCATGGATAAAACCCTCCCTCGTGCCTTTGCTTGGTGTGGCTGTCCTATGATGTTGCCAGTGAAGTAGCAAATAGCAAGTGTTGTGTTTGGCCAGTACCTTAAAATCCAAGGAAAACCTAGCAGCTGGTGTGCTTTCAAACCAAGGGTAATTGATTTGCTGTGCTGCACCATTTGCATTTGCCATATGGGGAGAGGAAATGCTATTTATAATGCAATTCCATCAGCACTGAGTTTTCGCTTATTCACATTTAATCTGCGGACTGAGCAGAAACTGGAGTGGGGTAAAGAGGTAGTGCAGCTATTTATAGGCTGTTGGGATGAAAGTCTCCCTTGCTTCTCATCCCTTCCCACCACCTCTTATCACAGCCACATGGAAACCCactctggttttcttttccagttgaACACTGAAAGGcttcctgagcagagcaggagaaagaaaTCTGGCAGCTTGCCCATGTTTGTGATGTCCAACAATTTGTAGCAGCTTCAAACTGAACATTGTCTAATTTTTTTGAGTTGTTCTATTTGTACCTATATAGAAATACTGGGAGGGGAGAGTTCAGTAGCCAAATATGCATTTGCACATGGTGCATCCCAGACTAAGGATGACTTAATGGCAGctttcaaattaattaaaatgtaaaataaaaagtctCCTGAAATCCAACGGGCCTAATTCTGTGCCCTTCCATTACCACATGGGAATGGCATGATGTCTTCAGTGTGCTTGCTAAAGCAATGTGGGCATGGATTAGTTTGTCTAGCAGACAAGAATAAAAAGTGGACCCTCATTTGAGGGACTCCTAATGAAGAATTGGGCTCTGAATGTCTTTGGCAGGAAATCTTGGTTCTTGAAGAAGCTGTGCCTTTCTTGGATTTGAAGTTTCTCTCTCTGCATGCAAACTCAGTCCTGTAATCTGTAAACTTGACCTTTTTCATCTGTGCCTCTTCCATCCCCTGAGTATCTTAAATCTGCTCATTTTTGTCTACATTTGCTTTTCACGGCCTTTACTTGtctcccttcctttcttcaCATCTCCTCGCCCTCTGTCTGTGTTGGGAACTCAGGCACTAGAGAGGCAGAAAGATTTCTTTGATTCCATAAGGAGTGAGCGGGATGACCTTAGAGACGAAGTGGTTGTGCTGAAGGAGCAACTGAAGGTATGCAAgaggaataaaagaaatttatatTCATCTGCTGACCCTTCCCCCCTGTACGTTTGGGCAGAAAAATTAAGTCTAGCTCAGTAGCAATAGCTCAATTTTCATGTTGCCTATAAATTGCCATTTTTCAGGGGTTTTGAATATAAAGTCCTTTCCCCTACTATTGATTGTGAGTTCTTAGTGTAGACTGGAGTATAAAGAAGGTTTTTTGTAGGAGACACTTCTGTGAGGAACATCTTATGCAGCagatttatgttaaaaaaaaccaaaagagcTGGGATCACATGCTTTCTGTCAGAGTGGCTGAACTGAGAACTGCAATATCTGTTCTCCTTCCTGACTCCCAGCCATATTTAATGGAATGATTGAAGCAATTGTTTATTCAGAGTATCTTGGACAAGAGCACTTGACAATCCTTCCCTTTCCGAGCAGCAGGCTCTAAAGCATTGCTTTTGCTTCCCACAGAAACATGGAATAATCCCAGACTCTGATATAGCCACCAACGGGGACACCTCAGACATTCTGGATAACGAAGGACACTTGGATTCTTCCCGACCTGCTCCAGGCACCACTCAGGCATTAAagccaggaggggaggggatgcTAGGTAAGTGCTGTGTGTCctctcagcccctcctgcctgtcTGTCCTTCATTCAGCCACCTTGCTTGGGTGGGGCAGTTGTGAGTGGGACAGTTAACACCACGCAGCATGCTCCTTGTCCAATCTCTCCTGTGCTTTTCCCTGCTTCGTGTTGATTTTGGCTCCCAGTGTGTCGTGCAGGGCAGACTTCACTTCCCCTGCAAGGTGACAAAGGATGGGAATACAAATAGGACATTGCAGATAAGGAGCAGTCATTCACATCGCCGTTTAAACCCTGAATTGCAAAATTGTCCCAGGATAATCCTACTGCTGCTCAGTATTTTTCAGGACACACCTTAaataatcaggggaaaaaaaggcattttggtTTTCTATAAAGAGTTTGTATGTTGGTTCATTGATACCCCTGAGAACTCTGCTtgaacagcagtgctgggctctgccaaaGCACACCAAAGGataaattctttatttctctgctaTTGAACTCTTTAAATTAACACTTCTGTGTCTTCACTCGTTACACTGACACTTAAATTCAAAGGATATAATTGATGTGGACAGCGCTAGGAAGGAGAAATCTGGTTGGCAAAACCCCTTCATGCTTTTATGTGGTGAATGGCCATTAGAGAACTATTGTACTCATGTAAGGAGAGAAAGTGATATTTTTTGGTTTgtcggattttttttttgttctaaatgAACATACTAATAAATAGCTGCAGGCAGCCAATTGTTGAAAGTGCAGGTTCTCTTGCTTTGAGCGTTTGGCTGCTTTTTCATCActcagtttctgaaaacaatgTGAAACACCAAAAACCAAGGTAAgggtgtatttttaaatgtaacatGTTTTCTTACGTCTCCTaaccctgtttttttttttaagaatagaTACAGCATAGACCCAAAAACTAACAACAAACACTATTGTTTTAATGTCTGttgcttttaaatataaatcGAAGGGAAACTGTtacaacaaaaataactttaaaagaACCACAGAAGTCCTCACCCATTTGGGTGGCTGAAATAAGGGGCACAGATTACCTGAGCTTTGATCTGTGTTGAGAGGTCTGAACAGCCAAATCATTTGCTTGCCAATCAGATTTTACATTCAGTGTCCATCACGTGCACTGATGATGCCTGtctgagatttttaaaagcaaaatattactGAATAATCCTTCATGATTCCATTGTAACAGCATCAGACCCCTGCATGGATAGAGGGGCGTCAGGGTTAAAGTTGTAGAGAGAATTGCTGAGGAGAAGCAGTCCTTAGAGGCCCTTCTGCAGGTATTGCTGTTAAATTGCACTGCTTCAACCCGTTGTTCTCCTCTGCCAAAGCTGTCATTCCCACAGCCAAGAGCAGAGAGCTCCTCCTTTACAAAAACACCAGCCAGCACCAGAGACTTCTTGCTTTGAGAGGGTGGTGGTGAGTTTCACTGATCAACCCCCTGGATCCTTACTAATTCAATCGCTGCTTTGCCTCACAAAATTGGCAAAAGCTGATCTTTTATTAACCCGTTCTTCTCGTTCTGTCTGCCGGGTTTTAAGTGGGGAGGTAAGTGCTGTGGTGTGGCCCCCTCAACTTTCTCAATGGTCTTTTAGGCAAAGCCAATGAAGTGGAgatgaaaaatgagattttggaggatgtggggaaaagagaaatcttGCAGAATACTGAGCATGAGGAACACAAAGAGGagtctgaggaggaggaggaagcacaGCCATTGCATGCTGCTGAAAATGCAAAGGCAGAACACATGGTTGAAGAACGGGACGCCCCGCCAACAGTGATGATCCCAGAGAGTAGGTGTGCAGAGCAAGGCCAAAGCCTCACAGCACCTGTGTCAGGGAGCGCTTCCTCcaacagtgacagtgacacagatGGCTTGGGAGAGGTCACAGAGTCCAGGGGCACGGCAGTCCAGCAGCCTGAGAGTACAGAGGCTGAACGGACAAATGAGAACTTGGAGCTGGGCTCTCCACAAGGCCACCAGATTTTTGAGACTCCTCAGGAAATGTTTTGTGACTCAGGTACAGAGCAGGAAGTGGGAGAAGCTGCACCCAACCAGGAAGAACAAGAGGATCTGGTTTTAAGCAGCCATTCCCTGAGTGATAATGAAATGGCTGAAGGCTCTGACAGTACAAGTGAGAGCAGTGAGTTGGTTTCTAACCAGGCAGGGCTACCTGAGGGAGCAGTGGCAGGCTTGCTTAGGGAGGAGGGAAATGTGGAGAGTTCCACTCCAGGGGAAGCCCAGCACTCAGAAGAAAGTGCTGAAAACAAGGCTGCAAATGTCCTGGAGGAAAAGTTTGTTGACTGCACTGATGGAAAAAGTGACAAAACAGCAGATGACAGAGCTGAAGAAGAAGATGAGGCTGGGAACACAGTTCAGGGTCTGCCTAGGGAAACTGAGTCTGTGGGTTtgcaggggacagagccacATGAAAGGGATGTCCCAGCAGAGGCACTTGAAAAGGAAGGTGGAGAACATCAGGCACCCATCCAGCCCGCTTCTTCAGAGGACAGTCCTTCAGCACCCCCAGAGGAACCAAGTACACAGGGTAAAACTGAAGATGAAATGGCTACAGCTGAGAAAGATGGACAGAAGGAAGAATTGATGGAAGAGCTGGAGAAGCGTTCAGGTTCTACTGAAGCAGGCGAGCAAGGTGTGGCATCTGTGGAGACAGGAGGCTGCATTCCCAAGGGAATGGGAagtgagctgcagcaggcacagccaggaacaGAGGCGGAGACAGAGGTGACCACTCAGGAAACCCATTTAGACCCGAGCCTTTTAGGTGATGAAATTAAGAAGTCAGGATTGGAAACAGGGGATGAGGCTGAGGAAGGACAGGAGAGTAGGATGGAATGGGCAGAAGATTTGAATCCAAAGGTAGAGGTTCAAACAAGTCAGTGCAGTGAAGAAATGGCAGGTGGtccagaaggagagaaaaacattCCTTTAGAGGGGGAAGTGCAGAAGGTGGTTAAACAAGCAGAAGGTGAATGTAAAGAGGAGTCAGGTGTAGGTGTTACTGCAGCTACTGAAAACAAAGCCAGTaaagaaacactgaaagaaaatgagcaaGAGGTGGAGCTTGCAGACCACCCTGGTGGGGAATTTGCTTCTGAGGAAGGTGTAAGTAATGCCCTGGCACAGAAGTCTCTGCAGAATGACGACATTAGTGAACAAGTTACACTGGAGGAAGATGTAAATAATTCCCTGGCACAGGAACCTGTGCAGGATGAAAACATTGGTGTACAAGTTAAATTGGAGGAAGGTGTAAATAATTCTGTGGCACAGGAACCTGTGCAGGATGAAAACATTGGTGTACAAGTTAACTTGGAGGAAGGTGTAAATAATTCTGTGGCACAGGAACCTGTGCAGGATGAAAACATTAGTGTACAAGTTAAATTGGAGGAAGGTGTAAATAATTCCCTGGCACAGAAGCCCGTGCAGGACGACAACATTAGTGAAGAAGTGAAATTGGAGGAACAAGCAGAGGAGAGCCTGGAAGATGATGGTGATGCATTTGATTTCGATGAAGAGTCAAATCAAATACTAGAATCTGATGAAAAATGTGATGGAGATGAAGCTGATACACAAAGAGAAGAGGGTGATGGAGCAAATGGTGCTGCTGGAAAAACTGCCCACACGGacaaagctggagagggaacagACAAAATGGAAACCAAAGATGCTTTGACCAAAGGTGAAGTCCTGCAGCATAAAAAAGATGAACCTGAAGGAACAGGGTGCTTGCAAGGGGAAGCGTCAGGGAAAACTGATGTGGAGGAAGATGAAATCAAAGTATCAGATTCTAGTAAACTGGGAAAATTACAGGATGAAGAAGTTTTGGAACAGGTTTTGGAAAGTGCTTTCATTAAGAGGGCTGAAAGCAGGGAGGATTTGCAGGCTGGCAGAAGGAGTAAGGGTAGATCCAGAGATGACTGTACCATCTCCTGAGTTCAGAATCTCAAACCTACGTGAGTTCCATGCCCTGTGACCAGTCCCAGGACACAAACATGCACTTTGCACAAGACATCAGACCTTGGAATACCCTTAGAGCTTTGTCTTTGTAGGTAACTCAGCCTAAAGCATGGATATGGTAATGATGCAAGTATGGTAATGATGCTCTTGTGTTGTACCCAGCCACAAGAAATCGAGACTGTCTCGGGTTGAAAGCTTATCACCTTGTGAGGAAGCTTCACAACTTGACCATTCAAACTATTATGCAATTAAAGTACCTCTAGTGTGGATAGCTGCTCCTGGGGATTtctacaggatttttttttattattctagCCTAGTTGATCAATATCTTGAATGCACATTGGGCCTTTGTGAACTTATGCACATTATGCTTACTTGTACTTCAATCTACAGCAAGCACATTAACTCTTCATGAAGGAACTCAGCCAGATCACCAGTTTCACTGATGGTGAAACTTCTTTCAGAATGATTAAAGCCTATGAACCaatctcttatttttttaacatgaagaaaaaagatattttcattCCACTTTGTGTGTATTTCTTACATGGTCATATTCCAAAATACAGTTAGATCACTGTGAATCTGCTTAGTCTGAGCACTTTGGAAGAGCAATGCACAGTTTGGAGAAAGTGCAACATACAGGTCTTAGTTTGCTGAAAGgaataaatatatacatgtttACTTCATCCAGGCACTTTGCCACTACCACAGTAGGCCTTTTACACCATGTCTTGCatggtgtttttattttttccagagaaagtGTCAATACACAGTGTAATGTGTGCTTAGGTTTGCTATCAAGTACTGTCAGATATCAATAtataaaatatctatttttccaagaaaaatttttgtttaaaatttgcttattgcattatatattttttgCAAACTCTGATTCTGAAAGAATGTTTTTATCTCTGAAACAAATCTTATCTCTTCCCTTCTGAAAAGAAGATAACTTTGCATGTCTTAACTCTTGCTGGATATCAGACCAAAGAGGACTGTTGTTTTGTGTACTAGCCCCACTGTGGCTTTTGGAAAAGCTGGGTTGCTTTGAGTTGCTGGCATAAATTAGGCTCTTGGACTCCCTTGCTGTATTTCCTCTTGCATCTCTGCTAGTGCTTGGGAAGAGAGCATGTTTTGCAtatataaatattcatttaaagTGTTAAGCAGTGCATGTCCCAAGGGAATGCAGATCGAGGGGGGTTCGAGGGGGGGTTCGGGCTGTGGAAGGCTGAGTTTGTGTTGATGTTACAAAGTTGTCAGAGCGCAGACAGACTGCAAAATTGGAAGATGTATATCAAAATGTACTGCTgtatataatttaaataaacatattttatacTTTAAAATACCTGTCCAGAGCACTGTTTCTAAACCTGCACAAGGAGTTATTTAAACCTGTATCATTTCAACAccatttttctgcagctgttgtTCAATTTATTACCTTGTGCTACGTAGCTACAAGAGCCATCTCCCTAGGACTGGGCAGCCTCGGGGTTTGAGCACCTTGAATATGTGATGGCACCTTAACTGTAGAGCTCTAACAGGTCTGTAACCCTGTAACTCCTTTCATGTGGCTTCTCTCCAACTTACAGCAGATCCACCGTGGTTTCTGTAAGTATTGGCAGTTGTTCCTAAGGGTTTACTCTAGATGCTAATCCAAAAAGTCATAGATCTTATAAGCATTTCTTATTAGCATGTAGCAGTGTTTATTTAAAGATTTGGCTGTGCTATACTCTCAACAGTAATATGTGGTTTAATGTTGGAAGTGGGTTTTAATTGGTAAATAGACTTAAACAGATCATTAAGTGGTCTTACCGGGCTTCACCTGTACTGTGGATGGATCTATCAGAGTCAAATTAGGCAACGTGCCATTATATCCCGTGTTTCTTACGAGttcatttctgattttcacTAGTTTTTCCACTTCCAAAGAAAAGACAGCATCTTTAAGAGAATTCCTTTTTAAAGCCATATCACAGGAGCAGAAACACCTCCAATCTTACCTGTCCATGCACCAGCTTGGATCCCACTCCCAGTGTAACTGGGAACAAGACCATGGAGAGGCAGTGCAGCGTAGCTGTTGTGCCAGAAATCCACCCTGGAATGTTGAAAACGAGAATGTGACCCAAGGATGAATCTTTGTCTTCCAGAATAACCCCAAATGCTCGCTGGGTTTTCTGGTCATCACCTAGTGGCACATAAATGCTGTAGCCCAGGTCTGTGCATATCAGAGCTAGCCTGAAATCCTTTCAAAAGCAGTATCTCAAGAAACTTACTTGATAAAAAAGGGGAATAAATAGTGCAAAGGTCTTGGTCAATATCTTCTTTGCTATAGAGAAGAACAGTCCTCCTGTGCTCCTCAAAAGCAGTACTGCAAGCTGGTGTCTTCCAAATCCTGTGCTGTTCCTGGCAGCACCCCTCTTCTGAGAAAGACAGGAAAGCATTTTCTCATCATCCAAAATAGATGGACAGATCTGGAGAAGGAGCATTGCCCAACCTGCTTCTGACAGCTGGATTCTTGCAGGCTGTTCTGAATAGCTGCTTGGGGCTGGGATTTCATGGGATGTCTTTCCATCCTCCAAGACCAGTTTATCCCTTTCATTTACATCATGGTTCATTATTTCCTGGGCCACACATCGTGTAAATCACACAGGTAAAACCAGCAGCCTCCCATCCCATGCTCCCCTCTTAGTGGAAAGCCATGGAGGATGGATGTGTGGCTGGTTTGGGAATGTTTGGGCCACTGGGGGGGCAGCACCTGAGTAAGCAATGCCTGGAGTCACCTGCAGTGCCGAGGCAGTGAGATCAGATCAGTCACTGGACttgggagctgtggcagcaccGTGCTCaccctgctgtgtcctgctcccTCACAGGCCCCATCTCCTCCTCGGCCTCTGTAAACTCTGTGGCCATGAACTGGTGCAGTGAGTACCCTGGGAATCACCTTCCCAAAGTGAAGTGAGGTGAATGTCACACTCTGATTATTCACTGGAGCATCTTTCTATGTGGAGTAAGGTTAATGACTGTTACAGATGAGAATTTTAATTAGCTGCTTCCTGTCCTGATTCAATAGACTGTTCTTTGCTGCCTGTTCTCAAGGTCCTCAGATTCGGTGGAAAAATATCTCGTAAATGCAAAATCAAGGTGACCCTGCAGAGTAAGTTTTCTGTGTTAATGTGGGGGTTTAAGATAAGTGAAACCCAAGAGGCCCTCATCTCGACAGGCAGAATATGAATGGCAATTTAAGCAAActaattttttccctgctgcctgcatgtCCCAATGGGGTGCACAGATGTCTGTAATGAGGGCAGAGAGAACTGAGGGTGAGATCAAACTTGACAGTTCACCCCAAAATGCATCCTTTTTGCAGGAAAAGGGCTTTGGGGAACCCAGTGTCCTTCCTCACTGGAAGCTGGAAGAGGTCTCCTTTCTTCAGGCAGGCAGGTTTCACCCCACAGCAGTGGTTGTGTTAATGAAAGTCACAACTAAATTATTTCCAGGATCAAAGTGTGTTACTTGGCCCTTTTGGAGTCAATACATTTGGGCTAATTTTGTAGTGGCCTAAAGGTTTCCTGCTGCACCAGTCCTCATTCTCTTTCCAATCCTTGGAACTCCATTTCTTAATCTTTGCTGGCCTGTAAATCCCAACACAGTCTCTTGAGTCCAAGTATCTCCAAGCTGTTTGCTGCTCTTGCTTTCTTCATTggcctttgtttttcttccatatCTTTCATCTTTTGCAGAATTTTTGTCTtaagttttctttccttcccataTAGATCTGTgaaattgttttattgttttgaaGGGGTTTATACTCAGAAATTTTGGTTGTGGGTGATATTTACCAAAAAAGTGGGTTCgggtcttttttgttttttcatatcAGTGCTCAGGTGAAACAATGTTGGGTGTGTTACAAAtggatgaaaaacaaaaagaatagGACTTCAGGAGGTTCAAAATTAATCCATAGATCTGCTGAACTGGGATCTCACGCTCAGATCTGTATTTGGGTATTGCATCAGAAGCCAAGGTAAAGGTTTTATTCCATGCTCTGGAGTGGGACTATATGGGGGGGTGTATTCCCAGGAGGGGAATGACATACTGTATTAATGTCTGCTGTACTTCCATTGGGAAGCCAGTTTCCACCATGACTTGATTCAATACAGACTCTTGATTCCCTTTAAGTGCGTGTgctaacaagaaaaaaaggaagaaccACAAGACTTTGGCCTTTTCAGGAGTTGTCATCAAAGaagaaatggtatttttaaagctcttcAAAAAACTTTGagtctctctctctcagcaGAATTTACCTGGTAAAAGCCCACCAGGCTCTTATGTGTAATTTACCTTGCTTTCCTAAGTTTAAGAAAAGATCTTTTCCTTGAGTGACCTTTGGATTTTAACCATTTGATCAGCAGGCCAGACCTCAGCTGTGGAGttgagctctgagcagcctgggctctgcactgctggcaAGGGAGGCCAGCTGAACAAACCTGCAGTGAGACCCAGCTGAGGTCAACAGATCCTCTCCTAATGGGTGCATTTGAATGTGATGTTGCAGCATGCTCCTGCCTGAGGTGTACCTGAACAAACGGAGCTTGTTAATTAATGAGGTCATTTGGGTGGTAAGAAAATGTGCTTTCTCACATTGCAGCCCTtaatggggaaggaaaaaaaggaaatgattTGGTTGCTTACTTTGTAGTTCTTTTTCCCAGCTGTCTCATTCTGTAGAGTGCACTTTATTAATGAAGGCTGCACATACCCATACTTCCAAGTCTAAATGTAGGACAACAGTTGTGCAGATTGTCCATTTCCTCTTGATGTTTGACCTGGAGAATTGactctgcagagaaaacaaTGTTTTACCAGACTGCTGCGttcaaaacacaaataatttgACGGGCCAATGTTTTTCTGGTCATAATGTTGGAGCTAAAATGTCACTGCCATGTAAAAGAAGGGAAGAGTTAAAAAGTGCTGAGAATGTGCTTAGCTGTGATTATAGGTGTTTACAGTATTGTCATTGTGTTAAACTGTCAAGATGTTGTGAGATTTTGTGTTGCAGTTGTGCTTGACCCTAGAGTTCTTGCATGCTAACCTAACGTAGAAGATTAGCCTCTTTGCATGCAGCTGGCTGCTGGGACAAGCATGTTCTGTGAGAATGCCATaactgccctggctgcagccccctcccagccccgtCCGGGCCTCGTGTCCTGTGGTACGTGCCCTCACTCCCCCTTCAGTAGCCACTAACCTGAACGGGTCAGGCTCGTGCCTCAGATGCGCTCCCCGTGCGCCGCTCGATCAGCCAGCTCTGACCTCTGCCTTTTCTCTTCCAGACAGGCTGAAAAAGCTCATCGATGAACGGGAGTCCTTGCTAGACCAGGTAATCACAGGGCGAGTGAAGAGCAGTAAATGGTTAAGGAAATGGAAATAGCCCACACACGAGGTgtagagcagcagtgctgtggtcaGGTTGCTCTTGCTGAGGACTTGCTGCCTTTTCTGGCCACTCTGTTCTTTCTCCAGAACATTCCTCCTGTATGTTAACTCAGGATACACAGAAGATATGACCCAGTGTGCCTCTTATTTATGAATAGTAATCCTTCAGATCGGCCAAGCCCAAGGGAAAAACAGGCATGGCTTGGAAATTGTAGAAGCAAATTTTCTTTCCGAGAGTAAGCCCTCCCCTCTGCTGGGTCTGTGGGTAAATGGGCCATTTGGAAAGGTTTGTTGGAGGAACTGCAGATGGGTAAAGAGCAATTAAAG
Protein-coding sequences here:
- the LRRFIP1 gene encoding leucine-rich repeat flightless-interacting protein 1 isoform X34, with the protein product MYSPEGVRRAVGIFRGCSPSSGTQRRRGGAFREDAGGFRGRCAPSPGAPSALPRARLPLPARSPLRPRAAPGASGRAPPPQTAGAMDAAADCLSPAAQQQAEARLAAKRAARAEAREIRMKELERQQKEASDEDERMSVGSRGSLRASVYEESVYSGSRRYSAPSSRAIEERPEKDFEKGARTVSSLSAATLASLGGTSSRRGSGDTSISADTEASIREIKDIYELKDQIQDVEGKYMQGLKELKDSLAEVEEKYKKAMVSNAQLDNEKTNFMYQVDTLKDALLELEEQLAESRRQYEEKSKEFEREKHAHSILQFQFMEIKEALKQREEMLAKHGIIPDSDIATNGDTSDILDNEGHLDSSRPAPGTTQALKPGGEGMLGKANEVEMKNEILEDVGKREILQNTEHEEHKEESEEEEEAQPLHAAENAKAEHMVEERDAPPTVMIPESRCAEQGQSLTAPVSGSASSNSDSDTDGLGEVTESRGTAVQQPESTEAERTNENLELGSPQGHQIFETPQEMFCDSGTEQEVGEAAPNQEEQEDLVLSSHSLSDNEMAEGSDSTSESSELVSNQAGLPEGAVAGLLREEGNVESSTPGEAQHSEESAENKAANVLEEKFVDCTDGKSDKTADDRAEEEDEAGNTVQGLPRETESVGLQGTEPHERDVPAEALEKEGGEHQAPIQPASSEDSPSAPPEEPSTQGKTEDEMATAEKDGQKEELMEELEKRSGSTEAGEQGVASVETGGCIPKGMGSELQQAQPGTEAETEVTTQETHLDPSLLGDEIKKSGLETGDEAEEGQESRMEWAEDLNPKVEVQTSQCSEEMAGGPEGEKNIPLEGEVQKVVKQAEGECKEESGVGVTAATENKASKETLKENEQEVELADHPGGEFASEEGVSNALAQKSLQNDDISEQVTLEEDVNNSLAQEPVQDENIGVQVKLEEGVNNSVAQEPVQDENIGVQVNLEEGVNNSVAQEPVQDENISVQVKLEEGVNNSLAQKPVQDDNISEEVKLEEQAEESLEDDGDAFDFDEESNQILESDEKCDGDEADTQREEGDGANGAAGKTAHTDKAGEGTDKMETKDALTKGEVLQHKKDEPEGTGCLQGEASGKTDVEEDEIKVSDSSKLGKLQDEEVLEQVLESAFIKRAESREDLQAGRRSKGRSRDDCTIS
- the LRRFIP1 gene encoding leucine-rich repeat flightless-interacting protein 1 isoform X36, giving the protein MYSPEGVRRAVGIFRGCSPSSGTQRRRGGAFREDAGGFRGRCAPSPGAPSALPRARLPLPARSPLRPRAAPGASGRAPPPQTAGAMDAAADCLSPAAQQQAEARLAAKRAARAEAREIRMKELERQQKEASDEDERMSVGSRGSLRIEERPEKDFEKGARTVSSLSAATLASLGGTSSRRGSGDTSISADTEASIREIKDIYELKDQIQDVEGKYMQGLKELKDSLAEVEEKYKKAMVSNAQLDNEKTNFMYQVDTLKDALLELEEQLAESRRQYEEKSKEFEREKHAHSILQFQFMEIKEALKQREEMLAKHGIIPDSDIATNGDTSDILDNEGHLDSSRPAPGTTQALKPGGEGMLGKANEVEMKNEILEDVGKREILQNTEHEEHKEESEEEEEAQPLHAAENAKAEHMVEERDAPPTVMIPESRCAEQGQSLTAPVSGSASSNSDSDTDGLGEVTESRGTAVQQPESTEAERTNENLELGSPQGHQIFETPQEMFCDSGTEQEVGEAAPNQEEQEDLVLSSHSLSDNEMAEGSDSTSESSELVSNQAGLPEGAVAGLLREEGNVESSTPGEAQHSEESAENKAANVLEEKFVDCTDGKSDKTADDRAEEEDEAGNTVQGLPRETESVGLQGTEPHERDVPAEALEKEGGEHQAPIQPASSEDSPSAPPEEPSTQGKTEDEMATAEKDGQKEELMEELEKRSGSTEAGEQGVASVETGGCIPKGMGSELQQAQPGTEAETEVTTQETHLDPSLLGDEIKKSGLETGDEAEEGQESRMEWAEDLNPKVEVQTSQCSEEMAGGPEGEKNIPLEGEVQKVVKQAEGECKEESGVGVTAATENKASKETLKENEQEVELADHPGGEFASEEGVSNALAQKSLQNDDISEQVTLEEDVNNSLAQEPVQDENIGVQVKLEEGVNNSVAQEPVQDENIGVQVNLEEGVNNSVAQEPVQDENISVQVKLEEGVNNSLAQKPVQDDNISEEVKLEEQAEESLEDDGDAFDFDEESNQILESDEKCDGDEADTQREEGDGANGAAGKTAHTDKAGEGTDKMETKDALTKGEVLQHKKDEPEGTGCLQGEASGKTDVEEDEIKVSDSSKLGKLQDEEVLEQVLESAFIKRAESREDLQAGRRSKGRSRDDCTIS